The following coding sequences lie in one Arachis stenosperma cultivar V10309 chromosome 5, arast.V10309.gnm1.PFL2, whole genome shotgun sequence genomic window:
- the LOC130982892 gene encoding uncharacterized protein LOC130982892 isoform X2: MYSATFSRRFLFHPSNTNTNTFSRRHILFSSNSFRIPFLCFFRPLHPLRTTTRYHHHRHLSASLAYHTNLSLSWLSPPDDDEFRGWAFLEYPAQPKPTNKGFPSYVVVGIGTTLAVLVALLATLSLTRKGFKIQFRDPMHVLQGKWSTVKIQDDRNKTAEFESNSESSLTTEAAEEAVPAPVTAPETATLEKLDRIIVPVSVDATQEEALLVLKTLKIIDDDVEACQLCTRREFARWLVKLNSSLERNPKHRIAPIISLSESAVTAFDDVSVEDPDFRSIQALAEAGVVPSKLYSKDNSGSGGLNSKDNINFCPDRFISRQDLIDWKAQLEYEFFSGVTDQISIKKAGYMDVKEITSPAVYMDMLAGDSSILRKVFGQSKRFQPNKPSSNAQVAVALTSGRMKEAISAELSRIEAENSVRQAEAEEIRFELLSRGDIQKFWDQKYSEEKNRGVDLERIYHDAVNTLEKEKSNQDKIYAEYLKEKMAMDCQKQLLLNLKKEVDEISERLASERVIYLDENQTVQKLLSDLKSKHEEILDTKSTLEAEKEALQILRSWVEDEARRSQARAAVLEEVGRRWKWDDQV; encoded by the exons atgtattcTGCCACTTTCTCCCGTCGCTTCCTCTTCCACCCCTCCAACACTAACACTAACACCTTCTCGCGTCGCCACATTCTCTTTTCTTCAAATTCCTTCCGAATCCCATTCCTCTGCTTCTTTCGACCCTTGCATCCACTGCGCACAACCACTCGCTACCACCACCACCGCCATCTCTCCGCTTCCCTCGCCTACCACACCAATCTCTCCCTCTCTTGGCTCTCTCCCCCTGACGACGACGAGTTCCGCGGTTGGGCCTTCCTCGAGTATCCGGCCCAGCCCAAGCCTACCAACAAAG GGTTTCCTTCCTATGTGGTAGTAGGCATTGGGACTACGCTTGCTGTTCTTGTTGCTCTGCTTGCTACGCTCTCTCTAACAAGGAAAG GATTCAAGATTCAATTCAGAGATCCGATGCATGTTTTGCAAGGGAAATGGAGTACTGTCAAGATTCAAGATGATCGAAACAAGACTGCAGAGTTTGAGTCGAATAGTGAGAGCAGTTTGACTACCGAGGCAGCGGAGGAGGCTGTCCCTGCCCCTGTTACTGCCCCTGAAACGG CAACACTGGAAAAGCTTGATCGTATTATAGTCCCAGTTTCTGTGGATGCTACACAAGAAGAAGCATTATTAGTCTTAAAGACTTTGAAG ATaattgatgatgatgttgaagcCTGTCAACTATGTACCAGAAGAGAGTTTGCCAGATGGCTAGTTAAATTGAATTCTTCTCTTGAAAG GAACCCCAAACACAGGATTGCTCCAATTATATCACTTTCTGAGTCCGCAGTTACTGCATTTGATGATGTCAGTGTGGAAGACCCTGATTTTAGATCCATTCAAG CCTTAGCAGAAGCTGGTGTAGTCCCCAGCAAATTGTATTCAAAGGATAATTCTGGTTCTGGTGGATTAAACAGCAAAGATAACATAAATTTTTGTCCTGATAG ATTCATCTCAAGACAGGATCTAATAGACTGGAAAGCTCAGTTGGAGTATGAATTTTTTTCTGGAGTTACTGATCAG ATATCAATTAAAAAAGCAGGCTATATGGATGTGAAGGAGATCACTTCACCTGCAGTGTACATGGACATGTTGGCAGGAGATAGTAGTATACTCAGAAAAGTTTTTG GACAGAGCAAGCGATTTCAGCCAAACAAACCATCATCAAACGCACAAGTAGCAGTGGCTCTGACAAGTGGCAGGATGAAGGAAGCAATTTCTGCTGAATTGTCAAGAATAGAAGCTGAGAATTCTGTCAGGCAAGCTGAAGCAGAAGAGATCAGGTTTGAGCTGCTTAGCCGAGGAGACATACAGAAGTTTTGGGATCAGAAGTATAGTGAGGAGAAAAATCGAGGTGTTGATCTAGAAAGGATTTATCATGATGCAGTTAACACTTTggagaaagaaaagagtaaCCAAGATAAGATATATGCAGAATATTTGAAAGAAAAGATGGCGATGGATTGTCAGAAGCAGCTGCTACTTAATTTAAAGAAAGAAGTTGATGAGATATCAGAAAGGCTTGCATCAGAGAGAGTCATATATCTCGATGAAAATCAAACTGTACAGAAGTTGCTCAGTGATTTAAAGTCCAAGCATGAAGAAATACTTGACACCAAGTCCACACTGGAAGCTGAGAAAGAAGCTCTTCAGATTCTTAG ATCATGGGTGGAGGATGAGGCAAGAAGAAGCCAAGCTCGCGCAGCTGTTCTTGAAGAGGTGGGAAGAAGATGGAAATGGGATGACCAAGTTTGA
- the LOC130981864 gene encoding protein CHUP1, chloroplastic → MIVRLGLVVAASLAAYTVKQLNVKGSKSEHGEARSRKRQGERKEAELDKKDREEEEEKEEVKRISSIINRANDFEDDILPEFEHLLSGEIEFPVRGEKDTVYELEMANNASELDRLRMLVKELEEREVKLEGELLEYYGLKEQESDIVELQRQLKIKTVEIDMLNNKINSLQAERKKLQEEVANGGSSAKRELEVARNKIKELQRQMQLEANQTKGQLLLLKQQVSGLQLKEEDAVRKDAEVEKKLKAANDLEVQVVELKRRNKELQHEKRELTVKLNTAESKVAELSTMTESEMVAKVKEEVNKVRHANEDLLKQVEGLQMNRFSEVEELVYLRWVNACLRYELRNYQAPQGKVSARDLSKSLSPKSQEKAKQLMLEYAGGSERGQGDTDLDSNFSHPSSPGSEDFDNTSIDSSTSKYSSLSKKAGLMQKLKKWGKTKDDSTLSSPARSLSPRRMSMGVKPRGPLESLMLRNAGDSVAITTFGLRDQENNPDSPGTPNNNDSLNSVATSFQLMSKSVVEGSMEEKYPAYKDRHKLALAREKQIKEKADKARAQKFGDNSSLSGMSKERSITLPPKLTQIKEKTIVAGSTNDESEDGKSVDTQSISKMKLAEIEKRPTRIPRPPPKPAARLPSGTNLTPSNGVPSAPPLPPSPPGAPLPPPPPPPPGSISRGAMDGDKVHRAPELVEFYQTLMKREAKKDTSSLLASSTSNASDARSNMIGEIENRSSFLLAVKADVESQGDFVMSLATEVRAASFSEIEDLVAFVNWLDEELSFLVDERAVLKHFDWPEGKADALREAAFEYQDLMKLENKVSTFVEDPKLSCEAALKKMYSLLEKVEQSVYALLRTRDMAISRYREFGIPVNWLMDSGVVGKIKLSSVQLAKKYMKRVASELDILSGPEKEPTREFLVLQGVRFAFRVHQFAGGFDAESMKAFEDLRSRIHTPQAGEDIKPETQDS, encoded by the exons ATGATAGTAAGGTTAGGACTTGTAGTTGCTGCTTCACTTGCAGCATATACAGTTAAGCAGCTGAATGTTAAAGGCTCAAAATCAG AACATGGTGAAGCAAGAAGTAGAAAGCGTCAAGGTGAGCGCAAAGAAGCAGAGCTCGATAAGAAGGAT agggaggaggaagaggagaaagaggaggTTAAGCGAATCAGCAGCATAATTAACAGAGCTAACGACTTTGAAGATGATATTTTACCAGAATTCGAACATCTCCTATCGGGAGAGATCGAGTTTCCCGTACGAGGCGAGAAAGACACAGTTTATGAACTAGAGATGGCGAACAATGCGAGCGAGCTAGATCGGTTGCGAATGCTTGTTAAGGAACTGGAGGAGAGGGAAGTGAAACTCGAAGGAGAGTTGCTCGAATACTATGGACTGAAGGAACAAGAATCGGATATCGTCGAGTTACAAAGGCAGCTGAAGATCAAGACAGTAGAAATCGATATGCTCAATAATAAGATCAATTCATTGCAGGCAGAGAGAAAGAAGCTTCAAGAAGAGGTTGCGAATGGAGGAAGCTCGGCCAAAAGAGAACTCGAGGTAGCGAGAAACAAGATCAAGGAGCTACAGAGGCAGATGCAGCTTGAAGCTAACCAAACAAAGGGACAGTTGCTGTTGCTTAAGCAGCAAGTTTCTGGTCTTCAGCTGAAAGAAGAAGACGCGGTGAGAAAAGATGCAGAAGTTGAGAAGAAACTCAAAGCTGCGAACGATTTAGAGGTTCAAGTGGTGGAGCTTAAGAGAAGAAACAAAGAGCTTCAACATGAGAAGCGAGAATTAACCGTTAAACTCAACACGGCCGAATCCAAAGTCGCTGAGCTCTCGACTATGACAGAG AGTGAAATGGTGGCCAAGGTAAAAGAAGAGGTGAACAAAGTGAGGCATGCAAATGAAGATCTTCTAAAGCAAGTAGAAGGACTTCAGATGAATAGGTTCAGTGAAGTAGAAGAGCTGGTATACCTTCGTTGGGTTAATGCGTGCTTGAGATATGAGCTCAGGAACTACCAAGCACCCCAAGGAAAAGTATCGGCTCGCGACCTCAGCAAAAGCCTCAGCCCGAAATCACAAGAGAAGGCTAAGCAGCTAATGCTAGAATACGCCGGCGGATCAGAACGTGGCCAAGGCGACACTGATCTAGACAGCAACTTCTCCCATCCTTCTTCCCCAGGAAGCGAAGATTTCGACAACACCTCAATTGATAGCTCTACTAGCAAATATAGTAGCCTTAGCAAGAAAGCTGGCTTGATGCAGAAGTTGAAGAAATGGGGTAAGACCAAAGATGATAGTACACTTTCCTCGCCGGCTCGATCTCTTTCTCCAAGAAGGATGAGTATGGGAGTTAAGCCGAGGGGTCCGCTGGAGAGCTTGATGTTGCGAAATGCAGGGGATAGTGTAGCCATCACTACATTTGGGCTAAGGGATCAGGAAAATAATCCTGATTCTCCTGGAACTCCAAACAATAATGATTCCCTGAATTCTGTTGCAACTTCATTCCAGTTGATGTCTAAGTCAGTAGTTGAGGGATCAATGGAGGAAAAGTATCCGGCGTATAAAGACCGGCACAAATTGGCGTTAGCCAGGGAGAAACAGATCAAAGAAAAAGCTGACAAAGCAAGAGCACAAAAATTTGGCGATAACTCAAGTTTGAGTGGCATGAGCAAAGAGAGGTCTATAACTCTGCCACCGAAACTAACTCAAATAAAGGAGAAGACAATTGTTGCTGGCAGTACCAATGATGAATCTGAAGATGGTAAGAGCGTTGACACACAAAGCATTAGCAAGATGAAGCTTGCAGAGATTGAGAAAAGGCCTACTAGGATACCTCGGCCACCTCCTAAACCAGCCGCTCGTCTTCCGAGTGGCACAAATCTGACTCCTTCTAACGGAGTACCATCTGCTCCGcctcttcctccttctcctccagGTGCTCCACTGCCACCACCGCCACCTCCTCCACCAGGAAGCATATCGAGAGGAGCAATGGATGGGGACAAAGTTCACCGAGCTCCAGAGCTAGTCGAATTTTATCAAACATTAATGAAAAGAGAGGCAAAGAAGGATACTTCATCACTGTTAGCTTCTTCAACAAGTAATGCGTCTGATGCAAGGAGCAACATGATTGGTGAAATTGAGAACAGATCATCATTCCTCTTAGCT GTCAAAGCTGACGTAGAATCGCAAGGTGATTTTGTCATGTCCTTGGCAACTGAAGTTCGAGCAGCATCGTTTTCCGAAATCGAAGACCTTGTTGCCTTTGTGAACTGGCTAGATGAGGAACTTTCCTTCCTG GTTGATGAACGAGCTGTGCTGAAGCACTTTGATTGGCCCGAAGGGAAAGCCGATGCACTAAGGGAAGCAGCATTTGAATATCAGGATCTGATGAAATTGGAGAATAAAGTCTCAACCTTTGTCGAAGATCCCAAACTCTCGTGCGAAGCGGCTCTAAAGAAGATGTATTCTTTGCTTGAGAA AGTTGAGCAAAGTGTATATGCACTCTTACGCACAAGAGATATGGCTATTTCGCGGTACAGGGAATTTGGTATCCCTGTAAACTGGCTCATGGATTCTGGAGTGGTGGGCAAG ATCAAGCTTTCTTCAGTGCAATTGGCAAAGAAGTACATGAAACGTGTGGCGTCAGAGCTTGATATATTATCTGGACCTGAGAAGGAACCAACAAGAGAGTTTTTGGTACTGCAAGGTGTTCGTTTTGCTTTCCGTGTCCATCAG TTTGCAGGTGGCTTCGATGCAGAGAGCATGAAGGCGTTTGAGGACCTCAGGAGTCGCATCCATACACCTCAAGCAGGTGAAGATATTAAACCAGAAACACAGGATTCTTAG
- the LOC130982892 gene encoding uncharacterized protein LOC130982892 isoform X1, whose translation MYSATFSRRFLFHPSNTNTNTFSRRHILFSSNSFRIPFLCFFRPLHPLRTTTRYHHHRHLSASLAYHTNLSLSWLSPPDDDEFRGWAFLEYPAQPKPTNKGFPSYVVVGIGTTLAVLVALLATLSLTRKGFKIQFRDPMHVLQGKWSTVKIQDDRNKTAEFESNSESSLTTEAAEEAVPAPVTAPETATLEKLDRIIVPVSVDATQEEALLVLKTLKIIDDDVEACQLCTRREFARWLVKLNSSLESYFCVFLGTPNTGLLQLYHFLSPQLLHLMMSVWKTLILDPFKVKALAEAGVVPSKLYSKDNSGSGGLNSKDNINFCPDRFISRQDLIDWKAQLEYEFFSGVTDQISIKKAGYMDVKEITSPAVYMDMLAGDSSILRKVFGQSKRFQPNKPSSNAQVAVALTSGRMKEAISAELSRIEAENSVRQAEAEEIRFELLSRGDIQKFWDQKYSEEKNRGVDLERIYHDAVNTLEKEKSNQDKIYAEYLKEKMAMDCQKQLLLNLKKEVDEISERLASERVIYLDENQTVQKLLSDLKSKHEEILDTKSTLEAEKEALQILRSWVEDEARRSQARAAVLEEVGRRWKWDDQV comes from the exons atgtattcTGCCACTTTCTCCCGTCGCTTCCTCTTCCACCCCTCCAACACTAACACTAACACCTTCTCGCGTCGCCACATTCTCTTTTCTTCAAATTCCTTCCGAATCCCATTCCTCTGCTTCTTTCGACCCTTGCATCCACTGCGCACAACCACTCGCTACCACCACCACCGCCATCTCTCCGCTTCCCTCGCCTACCACACCAATCTCTCCCTCTCTTGGCTCTCTCCCCCTGACGACGACGAGTTCCGCGGTTGGGCCTTCCTCGAGTATCCGGCCCAGCCCAAGCCTACCAACAAAG GGTTTCCTTCCTATGTGGTAGTAGGCATTGGGACTACGCTTGCTGTTCTTGTTGCTCTGCTTGCTACGCTCTCTCTAACAAGGAAAG GATTCAAGATTCAATTCAGAGATCCGATGCATGTTTTGCAAGGGAAATGGAGTACTGTCAAGATTCAAGATGATCGAAACAAGACTGCAGAGTTTGAGTCGAATAGTGAGAGCAGTTTGACTACCGAGGCAGCGGAGGAGGCTGTCCCTGCCCCTGTTACTGCCCCTGAAACGG CAACACTGGAAAAGCTTGATCGTATTATAGTCCCAGTTTCTGTGGATGCTACACAAGAAGAAGCATTATTAGTCTTAAAGACTTTGAAG ATaattgatgatgatgttgaagcCTGTCAACTATGTACCAGAAGAGAGTTTGCCAGATGGCTAGTTAAATTGAATTCTTCTCTTGAAAG TTATTTCTGTGTCTTTCTAGGAACCCCAAACACAGGATTGCTCCAATTATATCACTTTCTGAGTCCGCAGTTACTGCATTTGATGATGTCAGTGTGGAAGACCCTGATTTTAGATCCATTCAAG GTTAAAGCCTTAGCAGAAGCTGGTGTAGTCCCCAGCAAATTGTATTCAAAGGATAATTCTGGTTCTGGTGGATTAAACAGCAAAGATAACATAAATTTTTGTCCTGATAG ATTCATCTCAAGACAGGATCTAATAGACTGGAAAGCTCAGTTGGAGTATGAATTTTTTTCTGGAGTTACTGATCAG ATATCAATTAAAAAAGCAGGCTATATGGATGTGAAGGAGATCACTTCACCTGCAGTGTACATGGACATGTTGGCAGGAGATAGTAGTATACTCAGAAAAGTTTTTG GACAGAGCAAGCGATTTCAGCCAAACAAACCATCATCAAACGCACAAGTAGCAGTGGCTCTGACAAGTGGCAGGATGAAGGAAGCAATTTCTGCTGAATTGTCAAGAATAGAAGCTGAGAATTCTGTCAGGCAAGCTGAAGCAGAAGAGATCAGGTTTGAGCTGCTTAGCCGAGGAGACATACAGAAGTTTTGGGATCAGAAGTATAGTGAGGAGAAAAATCGAGGTGTTGATCTAGAAAGGATTTATCATGATGCAGTTAACACTTTggagaaagaaaagagtaaCCAAGATAAGATATATGCAGAATATTTGAAAGAAAAGATGGCGATGGATTGTCAGAAGCAGCTGCTACTTAATTTAAAGAAAGAAGTTGATGAGATATCAGAAAGGCTTGCATCAGAGAGAGTCATATATCTCGATGAAAATCAAACTGTACAGAAGTTGCTCAGTGATTTAAAGTCCAAGCATGAAGAAATACTTGACACCAAGTCCACACTGGAAGCTGAGAAAGAAGCTCTTCAGATTCTTAG ATCATGGGTGGAGGATGAGGCAAGAAGAAGCCAAGCTCGCGCAGCTGTTCTTGAAGAGGTGGGAAGAAGATGGAAATGGGATGACCAAGTTTGA